CGGCGGCGCGGTCCTGCGGGCGATCGTCATCTGGGCCACCGGGTTAGGAGACACGCCCTAGGTCCGCGGCTCCTCAGCGCGGGCGGCGACCGTCGAGCAGTCGGGCCGGCGTCAGGTCCAGCAGGAACGGTTCGCTGACGCCGACGACCTCCTCGCCGCACGCGGAGGCGATCAGGTCGTAGGTGCCGTCCGGTGCGAGCCGGTGAACCTCGATCGCGCCCGGCTCGCGGGGATCGAGGATCCAGTAGGACGGGACGCCGATCCGCGCGTAGTGCGCCATCTTGGTGTTGCGGTCGTGCAGCTCGGTGCTGGGCGAGAGCACCTCGACGGCGAGCACGGGTGCCGTCGGCAGGTAGTCCTCGGCCAGCTCGGTGAACCGAGCGACGAGGACGTCCGGCTGCACCTCGTTCTGCGGCGAGGTCCGCACCCCGAACGGCGCGAGGAGCACCCGGAACTCCGGCGGGCACGCCCGGCGCAGTTCGACGTAGACCGACGCGACCATCTCCTGGTGCGACCAGGTGGGCCCCGGGCTCACCAGCAGCATCCCGTCGAGGAGCTCGTAGCGACGGCCGTCATCGGGCATCGTCTCCAGGTCCGCCACGGTGAACGGGCGACCCTCCGCGAGCCCCAGCTGATCCGTCATGCCC
This genomic window from Sporichthya brevicatena contains:
- a CDS encoding Uma2 family endonuclease, with protein sequence MTDQLGLAEGRPFTVADLETMPDDGRRYELLDGMLLVSPGPTWSHQEMVASVYVELRRACPPEFRVLLAPFGVRTSPQNEVQPDVLVARFTELAEDYLPTAPVLAVEVLSPSTELHDRNTKMAHYARIGVPSYWILDPREPGAIEVHRLAPDGTYDLIASACGEEVVGVSEPFLLDLTPARLLDGRRPR